The Achromobacter pestifer genome includes a region encoding these proteins:
- the priB gene encoding primosomal replication protein N: MNKLELSARVLECEPLRHTPAGLPALEMVLAHESEVVEAGHPRRVELTIAAVALGDLALLLKDTALGSELLVQGFLAPTRKDSVKVKLHLQQARRVSGSAGRDPLVA, encoded by the coding sequence ATGAACAAGCTGGAACTCAGCGCTCGCGTTCTGGAATGCGAGCCTTTGCGCCACACTCCCGCCGGTTTGCCCGCACTGGAAATGGTGCTGGCGCACGAGTCCGAAGTCGTCGAGGCAGGCCACCCGCGCCGCGTCGAACTGACTATCGCGGCCGTGGCACTGGGCGATCTGGCGTTGCTGTTGAAGGACACCGCTCTAGGGTCCGAATTGCTGGTGCAGGGGTTTTTGGCTCCCACCCGCAAGGACTCGGTGAAGGTCAAGCTGCATTTGCAGCAGGCACGTAGGGTCAGTGGCAGCGCAGGACGCGATCCGCTGGTGGCTTGA
- the rpsF gene encoding 30S ribosomal protein S6, with amino-acid sequence MRHYEVVFIVHPDQSEQVPAMVERYQALVTGQGGSVHRLEDWGRRQLAYPIQKLVKAHYVCLNIECGQATLDELEHSFRYNDAVLRHLVIKTKKAQATPSIMMKSVEREEARKASAEAAAPAQAE; translated from the coding sequence ATGCGTCACTACGAAGTGGTGTTTATCGTTCACCCCGACCAAAGCGAGCAAGTGCCCGCCATGGTCGAGCGTTACCAAGCGCTGGTCACGGGCCAAGGCGGCTCGGTTCACCGCCTGGAAGACTGGGGTCGCCGTCAACTGGCCTACCCGATCCAGAAGCTCGTCAAGGCTCACTACGTCTGCCTGAACATCGAGTGCGGCCAAGCCACGCTGGATGAGCTGGAACACTCGTTCCGCTACAACGACGCCGTTCTGCGCCACCTGGTCATCAAGACCAAGAAGGCTCAAGCCACGCCCTCGATCATGATGAAGTCGGTCGAACGCGAAGAAGCCCGCAAGGCTTCGGCTGAAGCAGCAGCGCCGGCTCAGGCCGAGTAA
- a CDS encoding DUF817 domain-containing protein: protein MSHPAANDWPLIAGLQQWESRLASNLAGRGRFGVALYEFFRFGVKQAWACLFGGLMCALLLGTHWWYPKDAVLARYDFLTLAALGIQALLLALRMETWSEARVILLFHVVGTGMEVFKTAAGSWIYPEASVLRIGGVPLFTGFMYAAVGSYLARVWRLFDFRFRAHPPAAASVALSVLIYVNFFAHHYIMDIRWALFALTAVLFARTWVYFRIWRVYRRMPLLLGFVLVALFIWFAENIGTFANAWRYPNQSQGWELVSIAKLGSWFLLMIISYVMVSVVNRPQEIDVADLPRPAGQGGGNSPSLIS, encoded by the coding sequence GTGAGCCATCCGGCGGCCAATGACTGGCCGCTCATCGCGGGGCTGCAGCAGTGGGAATCGCGGCTGGCCAGCAATCTGGCCGGCCGCGGCCGTTTTGGCGTTGCGCTCTACGAGTTCTTCCGCTTCGGCGTGAAGCAGGCCTGGGCCTGCCTGTTCGGCGGCCTGATGTGCGCGCTGCTGCTGGGCACGCACTGGTGGTACCCCAAGGACGCCGTGCTGGCCCGCTACGATTTCCTGACCCTGGCTGCGTTGGGCATCCAGGCGCTGCTGCTGGCGCTGCGCATGGAAACCTGGAGCGAAGCCCGTGTGATCCTGCTGTTCCATGTGGTGGGAACGGGCATGGAAGTGTTCAAGACCGCCGCGGGTTCGTGGATCTATCCCGAGGCCAGCGTGCTGCGCATCGGCGGCGTGCCGCTGTTCACGGGTTTCATGTACGCCGCGGTGGGCAGCTACCTGGCCCGCGTGTGGCGCCTGTTCGATTTCCGCTTCCGCGCGCATCCGCCGGCGGCGGCCAGCGTGGCGTTGTCGGTGCTGATCTATGTGAATTTCTTCGCGCACCACTACATCATGGATATCCGGTGGGCGCTGTTCGCGCTGACGGCTGTCCTGTTCGCCCGCACCTGGGTGTATTTCCGCATCTGGCGGGTCTACCGGCGCATGCCGCTGTTACTGGGTTTCGTGCTGGTGGCCTTGTTCATCTGGTTCGCCGAGAACATCGGCACCTTTGCCAATGCCTGGCGTTATCCCAACCAGTCGCAGGGCTGGGAACTGGTGTCCATCGCCAAGCTGGGCTCGTGGTTCCTGCTGATGATCATCAGCTACGTGATGGTCAGCGTGGTCAACCGGCCCCAGGAAATCGATGTTGCCGATTTGCCTCGGCCGGCGGGGCAGGGCGGTGGAAATAGCCCGTCCCTTATTTCCTGA